One genomic window of bacterium includes the following:
- a CDS encoding SUF system NifU family Fe-S cluster assembly protein — protein sequence MSELFDLYQEVILDHNKNPRNFGRLEDSLEGEGRVRHADGYNPLCGDRLTLYVDVVRDEEGGTIRDIKFEGSGCAISKASASLMTEAIKGKPLAESEKLFESFHELLTGDPSVKAKASAELGKLAVFEGVREFPVRVKCATLAWHTLQAALAGGSEPATTE from the coding sequence ATGTCGGAGCTTTTCGATCTCTACCAAGAGGTCATCCTGGACCACAACAAGAACCCGCGGAACTTCGGCAGGCTGGAAGATTCCCTGGAGGGAGAAGGTCGGGTTCGTCACGCCGACGGCTACAACCCGCTTTGCGGTGATCGGCTGACGCTCTATGTCGATGTTGTTCGGGACGAGGAGGGAGGGACCATCCGTGACATCAAGTTCGAGGGTTCCGGTTGCGCGATTTCCAAAGCCTCGGCCTCGCTCATGACCGAGGCGATCAAGGGAAAGCCCCTGGCCGAGAGCGAAAAGCTCTTCGAGAGCTTTCACGAGCTTCTGACCGGCGATCCGAGCGTCAAGGCCAAGGCCAGCGCCGAGCTCGGCAAGCTCGCGGTCTTCGAGGGCGTGCGCGAGTTCCCGGTGCGGGTCAAGTGTGCCACGCTCGCCTGGCACACGCTCCAGGCCGCGCTCGCCGGCGGCAGCGAGCCGGCGACCACCGAATAG
- a CDS encoding cysteine desulfurase: protein MTLAHQQAGKPQFDVEAIRRDFPALSIEPYGKPLAYLDSAASAQKPEAVIEAEARCYREYYANVHRGVHYLSAKATVAYEDARHKVQRFLGAPESNEIVFVRGTTEAINLVASTYGREHVGEGDEVLITTMEHHSNIVPWQMLCAEKGAKLVVAPIDDRGDVILEELERLMSERTKLLATIHVSNALGTINPVETIIEMAHERGIPVLLDGAQAAPHLRINVAELDCEFYTFSGHKAFGPSGIGALYGKKELLDAMPPYQGGGEMIRSVTFEKTEYAPAPARFEAGTPNIAGSVALGTTVDYLESLGMEAIQAYEEELLAYATAALESVSGLRLVGTARRKAGVLSFVMAGAHPHDIGTILDREGIAVRTGHHCAQPVMDRYGVPATARASLALYNTRAEIDRLVVGLEKVGEVFG, encoded by the coding sequence ATGACACTAGCTCACCAGCAGGCCGGCAAGCCCCAGTTCGACGTCGAGGCGATCCGCAGGGATTTCCCGGCGCTGTCCATTGAGCCCTACGGCAAGCCGCTGGCCTACTTGGACAGTGCGGCATCGGCGCAGAAGCCGGAGGCGGTGATCGAGGCCGAAGCGCGCTGCTACCGGGAGTACTACGCCAACGTCCATCGCGGTGTGCATTACCTTTCGGCCAAGGCGACGGTGGCCTACGAAGATGCTCGACACAAGGTCCAGCGTTTTCTGGGGGCACCCGAATCCAACGAGATCGTCTTCGTGCGCGGTACTACCGAGGCGATCAACCTGGTCGCCTCGACGTACGGCCGCGAGCATGTCGGTGAGGGCGACGAGGTGCTCATCACCACCATGGAGCATCACTCGAACATCGTGCCGTGGCAGATGCTCTGCGCAGAGAAAGGCGCCAAGCTCGTGGTGGCGCCAATCGACGATCGCGGCGACGTTATTCTGGAAGAGCTCGAGAGGCTGATGTCCGAGCGCACCAAGCTTCTGGCGACGATCCATGTCTCCAATGCGCTGGGGACGATCAATCCGGTAGAGACGATCATCGAGATGGCGCACGAGCGCGGAATCCCCGTGCTCCTCGACGGTGCTCAGGCCGCGCCCCATCTTCGGATCAACGTCGCCGAGCTGGATTGCGAGTTCTATACTTTCTCCGGGCACAAGGCCTTCGGCCCTAGCGGGATTGGCGCGCTCTACGGCAAGAAGGAGCTTCTCGACGCGATGCCCCCCTATCAGGGCGGCGGCGAGATGATCCGATCGGTGACGTTCGAGAAGACCGAATACGCCCCGGCGCCGGCTCGCTTCGAGGCGGGCACGCCCAACATCGCGGGAAGCGTGGCCCTGGGCACAACGGTCGACTACCTCGAGAGCCTCGGGATGGAGGCGATTCAGGCCTACGAGGAGGAGCTGCTTGCCTACGCTACGGCCGCCCTGGAGTCGGTGAGCGGTTTGCGGCTGGTGGGTACCGCGCGCCGCAAGGCCGGGGTACTGTCCTTTGTCATGGCGGGAGCTCATCCCCACGACATAGGCACGATTCTGGATCGCGAGGGCATCGCGGTGCGCACCGGACACCATTGCGCGCAGCCGGTCATGGATCGCTACGGTGTTCCGGCTACGGCGCGGGCGTCGCTGGCCCTCTACAACACCAGGGCAGAGATCGACCGCCTGGTCGTGGGGCTGGAGAAGGTCGGCGAGGTTTTTGGATGA
- the sufD gene encoding Fe-S cluster assembly protein SufD, with amino-acid sequence MSETVPETMPDAAAAGLSRAGLEAAAYARLFDRVSAGRGNAEPGRMAGLRREAMTRFGELGFPTKRLEDWRSTDVRAIAESSFTFKANASAVSEADCERFRYPNTHELVFVNGVFRADLSRLDTLPEGVVISTLERAWSEHPDLVEPYLGRHAKFDNHAFVALNTALHESGVFVFFPRNAVVETPIHVLHLGLGTDAPVACFPRSLFVAEENSQGRIIEQFATAGEGDTAGRHFACPVTEVVLAPNAVVDHYKLQRESTGAFHMATFQIYLERSSNFCAHSISWGGGLVRNDVNAVLDGEGCEATLNGLYLVEGKQLVDNHMRVDHVAPHCDSHELFKGILEGQARAVFNGRIFVHKGAQKTDAKQTNRNLLLSPTALVNSNPQLEIFADDVRCTHGSTVGQLDELGIFYLRSRGIGEEAARSLLTYAFCADIVQRIRDKMVRRDLEEFLFRRLPRGEVVRQAV; translated from the coding sequence ATGTCTGAGACGGTGCCCGAGACCATGCCTGATGCGGCGGCAGCCGGCCTCTCTCGAGCCGGCCTCGAGGCCGCGGCCTACGCCCGACTTTTCGACCGAGTCTCGGCCGGCCGGGGCAACGCGGAGCCCGGGCGGATGGCCGGCCTCCGCCGGGAGGCGATGACGCGGTTCGGCGAGCTCGGCTTCCCGACCAAGAGACTGGAGGACTGGCGCTCGACCGACGTCCGAGCGATCGCCGAATCCTCGTTCACGTTTAAAGCGAATGCGAGCGCAGTCTCGGAGGCGGACTGCGAGCGCTTTCGTTATCCGAATACCCACGAGCTGGTATTCGTCAACGGGGTCTTCCGGGCCGACCTGTCTCGTCTCGACACGCTTCCCGAGGGTGTCGTCATCTCGACTCTCGAGCGGGCTTGGAGCGAGCATCCGGACCTGGTCGAGCCGTATCTCGGCCGTCACGCCAAGTTCGACAACCACGCCTTCGTGGCCCTCAACACCGCCCTTCATGAGAGCGGTGTGTTCGTGTTCTTCCCGAGGAATGCGGTTGTCGAGACGCCGATTCATGTTCTTCATCTCGGACTCGGCACTGACGCGCCGGTGGCCTGCTTCCCGCGCAGCCTCTTCGTTGCCGAGGAGAACTCACAGGGGAGGATCATCGAGCAGTTCGCGACCGCGGGCGAGGGTGACACCGCGGGGAGGCATTTCGCCTGCCCGGTCACCGAGGTTGTTCTGGCCCCGAACGCCGTGGTCGATCACTACAAGCTCCAGCGCGAGTCGACCGGCGCCTTTCACATGGCGACCTTCCAGATCTATCTGGAGCGTTCGAGTAACTTCTGCGCGCACTCGATCTCCTGGGGCGGCGGCTTGGTTCGCAATGATGTCAACGCCGTGCTCGACGGCGAGGGCTGCGAGGCGACCTTGAACGGCCTCTACCTGGTCGAAGGCAAGCAGTTGGTCGATAATCACATGCGGGTGGATCACGTGGCTCCGCACTGCGACAGCCATGAGCTCTTCAAGGGTATTCTCGAGGGCCAGGCACGGGCGGTTTTCAACGGCCGGATCTTCGTTCACAAGGGTGCCCAGAAGACCGACGCCAAGCAGACCAACCGCAATCTCCTGCTGTCACCGACGGCGCTGGTCAACTCGAATCCGCAGCTCGAGATCTTCGCCGATGACGTGCGCTGCACGCACGGTTCGACCGTGGGGCAGCTAGACGAGCTCGGCATCTTCTATCTACGCTCGCGAGGAATCGGCGAGGAAGCGGCTCGCAGCCTTCTGACCTACGCATTCTGCGCGGACATCGTGCAGCGCATCAGGGACAAGATGGTACGGCGCGATCTCGAAGAGTTCCTGTTTCGGCGGCTGCCCCGAGGCGAGGTCGTGCGGCAGGCGGTTTGA
- the sufC gene encoding Fe-S cluster assembly ATPase SufC, producing MSLLEIKDLHVSVEDAEILKGVDLTINKGEVHAIMGPNGSGKSTLAQVLAGREAYEVTEGEIIYKGEDLSEAAPEERAREGLFLAFQYPVEIPGVSNVYFLKAALNAIRKHRGQEEMDAMDFLTYVREKMALVKMDEALLNRPVNEGFSGGEKKRNEIFHMAVLDPVLAVLDETDSGLDIDALKIVADGVNSMRSEGRAFLVITHYQRLLNYIVPDVVHVLVDGKIVRSGGKELALELEEKGYSWLESKVKEEAVAHV from the coding sequence ATGAGTTTGCTTGAAATCAAGGACCTCCACGTCAGCGTGGAGGACGCGGAAATACTCAAAGGCGTGGACCTGACCATCAACAAGGGTGAAGTGCACGCGATCATGGGACCGAATGGCTCCGGGAAATCGACGCTGGCCCAGGTCCTGGCCGGCCGCGAGGCCTACGAGGTCACCGAGGGCGAGATCATCTACAAGGGCGAGGATCTATCGGAGGCCGCTCCGGAAGAGCGGGCGCGTGAAGGCCTGTTTCTGGCCTTTCAGTATCCCGTCGAGATTCCGGGCGTTTCGAACGTCTACTTTCTGAAGGCGGCGCTCAACGCGATTCGCAAGCACCGCGGCCAGGAAGAGATGGACGCGATGGACTTTCTCACCTATGTGCGCGAGAAGATGGCCCTGGTCAAGATGGACGAGGCTCTTCTCAATCGGCCGGTCAACGAAGGTTTCTCGGGTGGAGAGAAGAAGCGCAACGAGATCTTCCACATGGCGGTGCTGGATCCGGTGCTCGCGGTGTTGGACGAAACCGACTCCGGTCTCGACATCGATGCTCTCAAGATCGTTGCCGACGGCGTCAACTCGATGCGTTCGGAAGGCCGAGCCTTCCTGGTCATCACCCACTACCAGAGGCTGCTCAATTACATCGTGCCCGATGTGGTGCACGTACTCGTCGACGGCAAGATTGTCCGCTCGGGCGGCAAAGAGCTGGCGTTGGAGCTCGAGGAGAAGGGCTATTCCTGGCTCGAGAGCAAGGTCAAAGAAGAGGCGGTCGCCCATGTCTGA